The following are encoded in a window of Prochlorococcus marinus str. MIT 1013 genomic DNA:
- a CDS encoding DUF3285 domain-containing protein, whose translation MNNKIISDDVTKKATPPPSFVKLAMKNMVRKGSQSLSHLGLTALGFLGFILLVAFLGKPHIPQ comes from the coding sequence ATGAATAATAAAATTATTTCTGATGACGTCACCAAGAAAGCAACTCCACCTCCAAGCTTTGTTAAACTTGCGATGAAAAATATGGTTAGGAAAGGCAGTCAAAGCCTTTCTCATTTAGGTTTAACCGCTTTGGGTTTCCTTGGATTTATTCTATTGGTTGCTTTTCTTGGAAAACCTCATATCCCTCAATAA
- the ybeY gene encoding rRNA maturation RNase YbeY has product MENDSTSSSKPDVDLSFTPFPVQDLDTFVNNETLELMKNPTKWIEDIGSWIRFIQVNAALKCPEIVLNASQFSLGLELTNDKKILDLNHTWLGQSKSTDVLSFPIIDETLFGVSNECIELGDIVISVPTAIRQAKDNNADLLKELRWLATHGLLHLLGWDHSDEESLNKMLLIQEQLLDIGGIL; this is encoded by the coding sequence ATGGAGAATGATTCGACTAGTTCTTCTAAACCAGATGTAGATCTTTCTTTTACCCCCTTCCCGGTTCAAGATTTAGATACTTTTGTGAATAATGAGACTTTGGAGCTGATGAAAAATCCAACTAAATGGATTGAGGATATAGGGAGCTGGATTAGATTCATACAAGTAAATGCAGCATTGAAGTGTCCGGAAATAGTCCTAAATGCATCTCAATTTAGCTTGGGGTTGGAATTAACTAATGATAAGAAAATTCTTGATTTGAATCATACCTGGCTAGGGCAATCAAAAAGTACTGATGTGCTTTCATTTCCCATAATTGATGAGACATTGTTTGGTGTGAGTAATGAGTGTATCGAATTGGGTGACATAGTTATCTCTGTCCCTACCGCAATCAGGCAAGCCAAAGATAATAATGCTGATTTACTTAAAGAACTAAGATGGCTTGCTACTCATGGTCTTTTACATCTTTTGGGTTGGGACCATAGTGATGAAGAGAGCCTTAATAAAATGCTTTTAATTCAAGAGCAACTTCTTGATATAGGAGGTATTCTTTAA
- a CDS encoding diacylglycerol kinase family protein, translating to MVPEISHDSEREVREMSKTLQRSNKRSSWKIAKDLPTSFLYAAKGLKYAFSTQRNFRIHVGFALGAFGLGFFLGLNKSDLAIMALTATSVLVVELLNTAIESVVDLAIGKRFHPLAQIAKDCSAGAVLVASISSVLIAVLLLFPPLLKQLGI from the coding sequence ATGGTTCCTGAGATATCCCATGACTCTGAGAGAGAAGTAAGGGAAATGTCTAAAACTCTTCAAAGATCGAATAAAAGGTCATCGTGGAAGATAGCTAAAGATCTACCAACTAGCTTTTTGTATGCAGCTAAAGGCTTGAAATATGCTTTCTCGACTCAGAGAAATTTTCGAATTCATGTTGGTTTTGCATTGGGTGCGTTTGGGTTAGGCTTTTTTTTAGGCCTTAATAAAAGTGATTTAGCAATAATGGCCCTCACAGCCACTAGTGTGTTAGTAGTTGAATTGCTTAATACAGCGATAGAATCTGTTGTTGATTTGGCCATTGGGAAACGATTTCATCCTCTCGCGCAAATCGCTAAAGATTGTTCAGCTGGGGCAGTTTTAGTAGCTTCAATTAGTTCGGTGCTGATTGCTGTTTTATTATTATTTCCTCCATTACTTAAACAGTTAGGAATTTAA
- a CDS encoding anthranilate synthase component II, whose amino-acid sequence MFLVIDNYDSFTYNLVQYLGELASQHPIASEVKVERNDALTISEIKDLNPDAILLSPGPGDPNQSGVCLDILSELSIEIPTLGVCLGHQAITQAFGGKIIRAKELMHGKTSNVLHRGTGIFKDLPNPLVATRYHSLIAERERFPECLEVIAWLEDETIMGITHKDYPHIYGVQFHPESVLTESGHKLLSNFLDIAGAT is encoded by the coding sequence ATGTTTTTAGTGATCGACAATTATGACAGCTTCACTTATAACCTCGTTCAATATTTGGGCGAATTAGCTTCTCAGCATCCTATTGCATCAGAAGTAAAAGTCGAACGGAATGATGCTCTGACGATCAGTGAGATTAAAGATTTAAATCCTGATGCGATTTTGTTATCTCCTGGTCCAGGAGATCCTAATCAATCTGGAGTTTGTCTGGATATTTTATCTGAGTTATCAATTGAAATACCAACTCTTGGTGTCTGTCTTGGCCATCAAGCTATTACTCAAGCGTTCGGTGGGAAAATAATCAGAGCTAAAGAATTAATGCATGGTAAAACATCTAATGTTTTGCATAGAGGTACTGGAATATTTAAAGATTTGCCTAATCCCTTAGTAGCAACTAGATACCATAGCTTAATTGCGGAGAGAGAGCGGTTTCCAGAATGCTTAGAGGTTATAGCCTGGTTAGAAGATGAAACAATTATGGGAATAACTCATAAAGATTATCCGCACATATACGGGGTACAGTTCCATCCTGAGAGTGTATTGACCGAATCTGGTCATAAGTTACTATCTAATTTCTTGGATATAGCAGGCGCTACATAG
- a CDS encoding pyridoxal phosphate-dependent aminotransferase — MKKTENSSIDLPNPRKDIEDLQPYSAPLEGRRNLLRLDFNENTIGPSPLVVKSLREISRDEISIYPEYSGLKEKVVETLIKQNSSVNINSSEVGIFNGVDAAINAIFHAYGDFNDLMLTTSPTFGYYTPCAQMRGMKINSIPYEGKNFQYPFDSICEFITQNNPKILLICNPNNPTGTRLSPERIIEITKLSSKTLIVVDELYEAFTGDSVLPFVNFQNIPNLVVLRSLSKTAGLASLRIGFAIGHSKVINIVNRVTGPYDVNSFAVIAAFAALKDQSYIDSYVNEVLEARNWIKDKFEEYHVKHHIDGGNYFLLWPKSNPKQVEQKLKSSGILIRNMDKKKNLKGSIRVSIGTIEQMKRFWSAFKIVDEV; from the coding sequence ATGAAAAAAACAGAAAATTCATCTATTGATCTACCAAATCCTAGGAAAGATATCGAAGATTTGCAGCCATATTCAGCACCACTGGAAGGAAGACGAAATTTACTAAGACTAGACTTTAATGAAAACACTATTGGACCAAGCCCACTAGTAGTTAAATCTCTAAGAGAAATAAGTAGAGATGAAATCTCTATTTATCCTGAATATTCAGGCTTAAAAGAAAAAGTAGTAGAAACTCTCATTAAACAAAATTCAAGCGTGAATATAAACTCATCTGAAGTTGGTATTTTTAATGGAGTAGATGCAGCAATAAATGCTATTTTTCATGCCTATGGCGACTTCAATGATCTAATGCTAACAACATCGCCTACTTTTGGATATTATACTCCTTGCGCACAAATGCGAGGAATGAAAATCAACTCAATACCTTATGAGGGGAAAAATTTTCAATATCCATTTGATAGTATTTGCGAATTCATCACTCAAAACAATCCTAAAATTTTACTCATCTGCAACCCCAATAACCCCACTGGAACAAGGTTAAGCCCAGAAAGAATTATAGAGATCACCAAACTTTCATCCAAAACATTAATTGTTGTCGATGAGCTTTACGAAGCGTTTACAGGTGATAGTGTTCTACCATTTGTAAATTTCCAAAATATACCTAATCTTGTTGTATTAAGATCACTTTCTAAAACTGCTGGTTTGGCAAGTTTAAGAATTGGGTTTGCTATTGGTCATTCCAAAGTCATTAATATAGTTAATAGAGTCACTGGTCCTTATGACGTAAATAGCTTTGCTGTTATTGCAGCTTTTGCAGCACTGAAAGATCAATCCTATATTGATTCGTATGTGAACGAAGTACTTGAGGCTCGTAATTGGATCAAAGATAAATTCGAGGAATATCACGTTAAGCATCATATTGATGGAGGAAACTATTTCCTACTTTGGCCAAAATCAAACCCAAAACAAGTTGAGCAAAAGTTAAAGTCATCTGGAATTCTAATTAGAAATATGGACAAGAAGAAAAATTTAAAAGGCTCTATCAGAGTAAGCATTGGGACAATTGAGCAGATGAAAAGATTCTGGTCTGCTTTCAAGATTGTCGATGAAGTGTAG
- the argS gene encoding arginine--tRNA ligase — protein MLEISTKLEEALNRAFIKIFPKEDRSSKTSSILIGSNLVPASKPEFGDFQINCALSLAKEIKQPPRDIAQQIADQLQKDNDFVKICNPPLIAGPGFINLSINSKTLISEIHFRLNDKRLGVPLKKFNTDKTVEGKNNNRVIIDFSSPNIAKEMHVGHLRSTIIGDSLARVLEFCGYEVLRLNHVGDWGTQFGMLITHLKEVVPEALHTKNVVEISDLVNFYRQAKKRFDEDQIFQNKSRSEVVSLQACDQKSLIAWQLLCNQSRKEFQKIYDRLDIKLTERGESFYNKFLVDVVNDLKNKNLLVNDQGAQCIFLDGVVGKDGKPQPIIIQKSDGGFNYSTTDLAAIKYRLATPPYGDGAFRLIYVTDAGQASHFSGVFQIAKLANWIPTDCQIEHVPFGLVQGEDGKKLKTRSGETIRLVDLLDEAIQRAREDLKDRLKTESRSENESFIDKVATTVGIAAIKYADLSQNRVSNYQFSFDKMLSLQGNTAPYLLYALVRIAGISRKGGDLNVSSQNIQFNEPQEWALIRKLLQLDCIIDEVEKELLPNRLCGYLFELSQIFNRFYDQVPILKASEPSRTSRLALCSITADTLKLGMSLLGIPTLERM, from the coding sequence ATGCTTGAGATATCCACCAAATTAGAAGAAGCCCTCAACAGAGCTTTCATCAAAATATTCCCAAAAGAGGACCGAAGTTCAAAAACTTCTTCAATACTTATAGGTTCTAATTTAGTTCCCGCATCCAAGCCAGAATTCGGAGATTTTCAAATAAATTGTGCTCTATCACTAGCAAAAGAAATAAAACAACCTCCTCGTGATATTGCACAACAAATAGCTGATCAACTACAAAAGGATAATGATTTCGTTAAAATATGTAATCCACCACTCATTGCAGGTCCAGGTTTCATAAACCTATCTATAAATTCAAAAACACTTATATCTGAAATCCATTTTCGTCTAAATGATAAAAGATTGGGAGTACCTCTAAAAAAATTTAATACTGATAAAACAGTAGAAGGAAAAAACAATAATCGCGTGATTATTGATTTTTCAAGTCCAAATATTGCTAAAGAAATGCATGTTGGGCACTTGCGATCAACAATTATTGGAGACTCTCTGGCACGGGTTCTTGAATTCTGCGGTTATGAAGTCTTACGACTCAATCATGTGGGAGATTGGGGCACACAATTTGGCATGCTCATCACTCATCTTAAAGAGGTTGTACCAGAGGCACTCCATACAAAAAACGTAGTGGAAATAAGCGATCTTGTAAATTTTTATCGTCAAGCAAAAAAAAGATTTGATGAAGATCAAATCTTTCAAAATAAATCTAGAAGTGAGGTTGTTAGTTTACAAGCATGTGATCAAAAAAGTCTAATTGCGTGGCAATTACTCTGTAATCAATCCAGAAAAGAGTTTCAAAAGATCTACGATCGACTTGATATCAAACTTACTGAAAGAGGTGAATCCTTTTATAACAAGTTTTTAGTAGATGTTGTTAATGATTTGAAAAATAAAAATTTACTAGTAAATGATCAAGGAGCTCAATGTATTTTTCTTGATGGCGTAGTTGGAAAAGACGGCAAACCTCAACCAATAATTATTCAAAAAAGTGACGGAGGTTTTAATTATTCAACCACTGATTTGGCAGCGATTAAATACAGATTGGCTACCCCCCCTTATGGAGATGGAGCATTCCGGTTGATTTATGTCACAGATGCTGGACAAGCATCACATTTCTCTGGTGTTTTTCAAATTGCAAAGCTTGCAAATTGGATTCCTACAGATTGTCAAATCGAGCATGTCCCCTTTGGTCTTGTACAAGGAGAAGATGGTAAGAAGTTAAAAACTCGTTCTGGAGAAACAATTAGATTAGTAGACCTTCTGGACGAAGCAATTCAACGTGCAAGAGAAGATCTTAAAGATCGTCTCAAAACTGAAAGCAGATCCGAAAATGAAAGTTTTATAGATAAAGTTGCTACTACTGTCGGGATTGCAGCCATTAAGTATGCGGATCTAAGTCAAAACAGAGTTTCTAATTACCAATTTAGTTTTGATAAGATGCTCTCTTTGCAGGGGAATACAGCACCATATTTACTTTATGCATTGGTACGAATTGCCGGAATATCTCGCAAAGGTGGGGATTTAAATGTCTCAAGTCAGAATATTCAGTTCAATGAACCACAAGAGTGGGCCTTGATTCGCAAGCTATTGCAACTTGATTGTATTATCGATGAAGTCGAAAAAGAATTGCTTCCTAATCGTCTATGTGGGTATTTATTTGAACTCAGTCAGATCTTTAACAGATTCTATGATCAAGTTCCTATTTTAAAAGCAAGTGAACCTTCAAGAACCAGTAGACTTGCATTATGCTCTATCACTGCAGATACACTTAAACTGGGGATGAGTTTGTTAGGCATCCCCACTCTGGAAAGAATGTAA
- the nadC gene encoding carboxylating nicotinate-nucleotide diphosphorylase, whose product MDLRSPKLHKILDTWIEEDLGDGDLTRFVLNDRNASAHWVAKEDGTFCGGDLVKLIFRKIDPQLDIQLLIEDGQKFEKNQRLLELKGSSSSLVAGERVTLNIAMHLSGIATSTALLITKLSGSNVQLADTRKTTPGLRIFEKYAFHCGGGINHRLGLDDAAMLKENHIEWSKGINESIKILKNTIPWTKKIIVEAETPSQAKEAVEAGADGVLLDEMSIQTIEKLVPELRQLSRNSNSKYVSKNIVIEVSGINPNNLSDYIFTGIDLISTSAPITKSKWIDFSMRFD is encoded by the coding sequence GTGGATCTTCGCTCACCAAAGCTACATAAAATATTAGACACCTGGATTGAGGAAGATCTCGGTGATGGAGATCTCACAAGATTTGTCCTCAACGACAGAAATGCTTCAGCTCATTGGGTTGCAAAAGAGGATGGAACTTTTTGTGGTGGAGATCTAGTCAAACTAATATTTAGAAAAATTGATCCCCAACTTGATATTCAACTTCTAATAGAGGATGGTCAGAAGTTTGAAAAGAATCAAAGACTCCTAGAATTAAAAGGGTCATCCTCTTCCTTAGTGGCAGGAGAACGAGTAACTCTGAACATAGCCATGCATCTTTCTGGTATTGCCACATCAACGGCTTTACTAATAACTAAACTATCAGGATCCAATGTGCAGTTAGCAGACACCCGTAAAACGACTCCAGGGCTGAGAATATTTGAAAAATATGCTTTTCATTGTGGTGGCGGAATTAATCATAGACTTGGATTAGATGATGCTGCCATGTTGAAAGAGAATCATATTGAATGGTCTAAAGGGATTAATGAGAGTATAAAAATCTTAAAAAATACTATTCCATGGACAAAAAAAATAATAGTCGAAGCCGAAACTCCCTCCCAAGCGAAAGAAGCTGTAGAGGCAGGTGCTGATGGAGTTTTACTTGATGAAATGTCTATTCAAACTATAGAGAAATTAGTTCCAGAATTACGTCAACTTTCAAGAAATAGTAATTCTAAATACGTCTCAAAAAATATAGTTATTGAGGTTTCTGGAATCAACCCAAATAATTTGTCAGACTATATTTTCACAGGAATTGATCTAATCTCAACTAGTGCGCCTATCACTAAAAGCAAATGGATAGATTTCAGTATGCGCTTTGACTAA
- the mnmE gene encoding tRNA uridine-5-carboxymethylaminomethyl(34) synthesis GTPase MnmE codes for MNSFSPTEDTIAAIATAVSPGQGSIAVIRISGSSAIEITKTIVHIPGTHDWSTHKVLYGHVTEANQTIYIDEVLILIMKGPRSFTGEDVVEIHCHGGIIAVQKILERILDIPKVRRAEPGEFSQRAVLNGRLSLTQAESISELVSARSRKAAELAISGIEGNIQNTIQSIRKRLIEQLTEIEARIDFEDELPILDEKHVKNEIVAIKKDLYELIDNAKRGSWIRSGLKVALTGKPNVGKSSLLNRLCKQEKAIVTDLPGTTRDLLESEIVLEGIPVTFIDTAGLRKTTNIIEKIGISRTKKTLIQADLIILIFDYSEGWTSEDESILKQLPINIPFLIVGNKSDLNNNQSCEKVPKNIYIKENLVIMSAKSGNGENDLINYLLKICGSSQTHGLHIALNERQLDLAKSTVKSLENINKVFDEKLPWDFWTIDLRQAINDLGELTGEDLTENLLDNIFSKFCIGK; via the coding sequence ATGAATTCGTTTTCCCCTACTGAAGATACTATTGCTGCAATTGCGACTGCAGTTTCTCCTGGCCAAGGAAGTATAGCTGTCATTAGGATCTCTGGCTCCTCAGCAATTGAGATAACTAAAACTATTGTTCATATTCCTGGAACTCACGATTGGAGCACTCACAAAGTGCTTTACGGACATGTAACCGAAGCAAATCAAACAATATATATAGATGAAGTATTAATACTAATAATGAAAGGGCCACGAAGCTTTACAGGTGAAGATGTTGTAGAAATTCATTGCCATGGTGGAATCATTGCAGTCCAGAAGATCCTTGAAAGAATATTGGATATCCCAAAAGTTCGAAGAGCAGAACCAGGTGAGTTTAGTCAACGAGCAGTCCTTAATGGTCGTCTTAGCCTGACTCAAGCAGAATCAATTAGTGAGCTGGTGTCAGCAAGAAGTCGAAAAGCAGCAGAACTCGCGATTAGTGGAATAGAAGGAAATATTCAAAACACGATTCAATCAATCAGGAAACGATTGATTGAGCAACTAACTGAAATTGAAGCAAGAATAGATTTTGAAGATGAGCTTCCAATCTTAGATGAAAAACATGTAAAAAATGAAATTGTCGCAATCAAAAAAGATCTTTACGAACTAATTGATAATGCTAAAAGAGGATCTTGGATTCGTTCTGGCTTAAAAGTTGCATTAACTGGGAAGCCTAATGTAGGGAAAAGCTCTTTACTAAATAGACTTTGCAAACAAGAAAAAGCTATTGTGACTGATCTACCTGGAACTACTAGAGATCTTTTGGAAAGTGAGATTGTCTTAGAGGGAATCCCAGTAACTTTTATTGATACAGCAGGTCTAAGAAAGACTACAAACATCATCGAAAAAATTGGTATTTCTAGAACTAAAAAAACTTTAATTCAAGCTGATCTAATCATATTAATCTTTGATTATTCAGAAGGATGGACTAGCGAGGATGAATCAATACTAAAACAATTACCCATTAATATTCCATTCTTGATTGTTGGAAATAAATCTGATTTAAATAATAATCAATCTTGTGAAAAAGTTCCAAAAAATATATATATAAAAGAAAATCTAGTGATTATGAGTGCAAAAAGCGGAAATGGAGAAAATGATCTAATTAATTACCTGCTCAAAATATGTGGTTCTTCTCAAACACATGGATTGCATATTGCTCTAAATGAAAGACAACTCGATCTAGCAAAGTCAACTGTGAAATCCCTAGAAAATATTAATAAAGTTTTTGATGAAAAACTACCATGGGATTTCTGGACGATCGATTTAAGACAAGCTATTAATGATTTAGGAGAACTAACAGGAGAAGATTTAACAGAAAACTTACTTGATAATATTTTTTCAAAATTCTGTATTGGTAAGTAA
- a CDS encoding DUF2062 domain-containing protein: MKKIFLNLIQRIRKFISWLWNQEGSPSQRALGLGVGIFSGCFPFFGLQTLMGVFLAKIFKGNSILAAVGTWISNPFTYVPLYYFNYRLGSLILNKDKNIVDFSHITTNELWSQGWYLSSRLIMGSICMGLLTGIVCGLGLYFLLKKLSNKI, encoded by the coding sequence ATGAAAAAAATCTTCCTCAATCTAATACAAAGAATTCGTAAATTTATCTCTTGGCTCTGGAATCAGGAAGGTTCTCCTTCTCAGAGAGCATTAGGATTGGGCGTGGGGATATTTAGTGGTTGCTTTCCATTCTTTGGTTTGCAAACTTTGATGGGTGTGTTTTTAGCAAAAATCTTCAAGGGAAATAGTATTTTGGCGGCTGTTGGAACCTGGATTAGCAACCCATTTACTTATGTTCCTCTTTATTATTTTAATTATAGACTAGGCTCTTTAATACTCAATAAAGATAAAAATATAGTAGATTTTAGCCATATAACTACCAACGAGTTGTGGTCTCAAGGTTGGTACTTGAGTTCTCGACTGATAATGGGCTCGATATGTATGGGACTTTTGACCGGAATAGTTTGTGGACTTGGTCTATATTTTCTACTAAAAAAACTTTCAAATAAAATTTAA
- a CDS encoding RelA/SpoT family protein, whose amino-acid sequence MPKVTSAHNLNQTHIVCDEFFDGEPQLRTHQIKHIDDYEIILPEWLRNCIENIPPGIGVSCPRDSEALLVAAFDLAFQLHKGQYRKSGEPYITHPVAVADLLREIGASASVIAAGFLHDVVEDTDITPEQLEGYFGREVRYLVEGVTKLGGIHFNNRTEAQAENLRKMFLAMASDIRVVLVKLADRLHNMRTISYLDKEKQTRIAKETREIYAPLANRLGIGRFKWELEDLAFKLLEPDSFREIQQQIASKRSEREERLNITVQLLKDRLNSAGLSQCEVSGRPKHLYGIWSKMQRQQKEFHEIFDVAALRILVSDVETCYRALAVVHDTFRPIPGRFKDYIGLPKPNGYQSLHTAVIGRHRPIEVQIRTPEMHRVSEFGIAAHWKYKEGGSPANPDSEKFNWLRQLVEWQQEDGVNDHNDYLASIKEDLFDEEVFVFTPKGDVLGLRNGSTAIDFAYRIHSEVGNHCNGARINDRLCVLSTPLENGDFVEILTHKSSHPSLDWLNYVATPTAKNRIRQWYKKSHRQETILRGKELLEQELGRKGIDNLLKGEAITKVVERCNLKSTEDLLAALGFGALTLHQVINKFREEIKIQNQLPEMELSDSELANQIGSQANLASNKSKSSQTKYSPIVGLEGLDYRLGGCCSPLPGESILGTVALGNHGITIHRTNCVNIQSVPTNRRLSVRWNSNTHIKEAKFPIQLRIEVIDRVGVLKDILMRLSDRGINVIDARVKTSHGKPACIDLRVELESVNQLEITINQIRSMVDVLDIARTGIN is encoded by the coding sequence ATGCCTAAAGTCACCTCTGCACACAATTTAAACCAGACTCATATCGTCTGTGATGAATTTTTTGATGGCGAACCGCAACTTAGAACTCATCAGATCAAACATATTGATGATTATGAAATTATTTTGCCAGAGTGGTTAAGAAATTGCATTGAAAATATTCCGCCGGGGATAGGAGTAAGTTGTCCAAGAGATTCTGAAGCACTTTTAGTTGCCGCTTTTGATCTTGCATTTCAATTGCATAAAGGGCAATACAGAAAAAGTGGTGAACCTTACATAACCCATCCAGTTGCAGTAGCTGACTTACTAAGAGAAATAGGTGCAAGCGCTAGTGTAATTGCAGCAGGTTTTTTACATGACGTCGTCGAAGATACAGACATAACGCCAGAACAACTGGAGGGGTATTTTGGCAGAGAAGTTAGATATCTAGTTGAAGGTGTAACTAAATTAGGCGGAATCCATTTTAATAATCGGACAGAAGCTCAAGCAGAAAACCTACGTAAAATGTTTCTAGCTATGGCTAGCGATATTCGAGTTGTTTTAGTGAAGCTTGCAGATAGGCTTCACAATATGAGAACTATTAGTTACTTAGACAAAGAGAAGCAAACTCGAATAGCTAAAGAAACAAGAGAAATTTATGCTCCTCTCGCTAACCGTTTAGGGATAGGACGCTTCAAATGGGAACTAGAGGACTTAGCATTTAAACTTTTAGAGCCAGATTCTTTCCGAGAAATTCAACAACAAATCGCGAGTAAACGTAGTGAAAGAGAAGAGAGATTAAATATAACTGTTCAATTACTAAAAGATCGCTTGAACTCAGCAGGACTTAGTCAATGTGAAGTTAGCGGAAGGCCAAAACATTTATATGGAATATGGAGCAAAATGCAAAGACAACAAAAAGAATTTCATGAAATTTTTGATGTTGCTGCTCTAAGAATTCTTGTCTCAGATGTCGAGACATGTTATCGAGCTCTTGCTGTTGTCCATGACACATTCAGGCCAATACCTGGTCGTTTTAAAGACTATATAGGCCTCCCAAAACCAAACGGCTACCAGTCACTACATACAGCCGTAATTGGCAGGCACAGACCTATTGAAGTACAAATCAGGACTCCAGAGATGCATAGGGTTTCAGAATTTGGAATTGCAGCTCACTGGAAGTACAAAGAAGGAGGATCTCCTGCTAATCCTGATTCAGAAAAATTTAATTGGTTACGCCAATTAGTCGAATGGCAACAAGAAGATGGGGTTAATGATCACAATGACTATCTTGCATCAATTAAAGAGGATTTATTTGATGAAGAAGTATTTGTTTTTACTCCAAAAGGAGATGTTTTGGGATTAAGAAATGGTTCAACAGCAATCGATTTTGCTTATCGTATTCACTCTGAAGTAGGGAATCATTGCAATGGTGCTAGAATCAATGATCGTCTTTGCGTGCTATCAACACCTCTTGAAAATGGAGATTTCGTTGAGATCCTTACTCACAAGAGTTCTCATCCAAGCTTAGATTGGTTAAACTATGTAGCTACGCCCACAGCTAAAAATCGTATTAGACAATGGTATAAAAAAAGTCATCGTCAAGAAACAATATTAAGAGGGAAGGAACTACTAGAACAAGAATTGGGTCGTAAAGGAATTGATAATTTACTCAAAGGTGAAGCGATAACAAAAGTTGTTGAAAGATGTAATTTAAAATCTACGGAAGATTTATTAGCTGCACTAGGTTTTGGGGCATTAACCTTACATCAAGTAATTAATAAATTTAGAGAGGAGATAAAGATACAAAACCAGCTACCTGAAATGGAATTAAGTGATAGTGAGCTAGCCAATCAAATTGGATCACAAGCAAATCTAGCTTCAAACAAATCAAAATCATCTCAAACTAAATATTCGCCCATAGTTGGTTTGGAAGGACTTGACTATCGATTAGGCGGATGTTGCAGTCCTTTACCAGGAGAATCAATACTTGGTACAGTTGCGCTTGGTAATCATGGGATCACTATACATCGAACTAATTGTGTAAATATACAATCAGTACCTACTAATAGAAGACTATCGGTTAGATGGAATAGCAATACACATATCAAAGAAGCAAAATTTCCTATTCAATTGAGAATTGAAGTTATTGATAGAGTGGGAGTACTGAAAGACATATTAATGAGACTATCTGATAGAGGTATTAATGTGATCGATGCAAGAGTGAAGACATCTCATGGTAAACCTGCATGTATAGACTTAAGAGTTGAACTTGAAAGCGTTAATCAATTAGAAATTACGATCAATCAAATACGTTCAATGGTTGATGTCTTAGATATCGCCAGAACAGGAATTAATTAA